The Candidatus Obscuribacter sp. genomic interval ATGATTGCTCTTGTGCGGGGCGTTATGGCTGCTTTGACTTTGACCGGATCCAGGCAAAAGGTCTCAGGCTCAATGTCGACAAAGACCGGAATGCCCCCGTATATGAGTGGCGCCATGGCTGTAGCGGACATTGTGTAGGGCGGTACTATCACTTCATCCCCAGGTCCCACACCGACCGCCCCTACTGCAGCAAAGAGCCCAGAGCTGGCTGAGTTGACCGATACAGAGTACTGACAGTTGAATTTTTGGGACCAGGCTGCTTCCATTGCGAGGATAGTCTCACCGCCAAAAAAGTCTGGACCCCAGGCTCCCAAAAACTTGGAGATGCAGCCGGAGCGCATTACTTTAGTGACCGCTGCAATTTCTTCTTCACCCATAGAGATATACGGTGTGAGGTTTTGTACTGCTGGTTTGCCGCCGTTTATTGCCAGGTTAGCCATTTCAAATCCTAATGAGTGCCCATTATGGGAGACTTAGACGTGCCGGTAGACTCTTGTCAGCTTGTGATTTTACCGCCAAATGGCGCAAAGGTTATTAAGCAGGCGCGATCAGTAACAAAAGGTGCTTGGTCTTAGACCTGTGGGAGATTGTGGATTGTATGGTGGGGCGTTTCTTAAAGGATTTTTGCCTGGATCTATCAAGAGAATTGCAAAAATGCAAATAGGGCGCCTTGGTAGCCCAGATGTGGCTTATGTAGATCAAGAGCAAATCAGGCAGGAGCTGTTGGCTGAGCTTACTCAGCGCTCCTATGGCTTTGCTCCAGCCGCTTTTGACCCTGGTAAGAGTAAGCGTAGTTATGGACGTTTTATCGCTGACTATCAAAAAGCGCTTAAACAGGATGCAGACGCCGCCCAGTCTATGCGTCAGGCTTATCCTATCGCCACCGCGTTTTGTGATGACCTTTTGCGTTTTTATGAGCAGTGCAACAAAATAGATGGTCATCTCAAAGAGTCGATGAAGCGCATGGCTTACACCATGGTGCCATATTTTCATGCCAGTGCCGGTATGCACTCCAGCAACGTCAAGTCGACACTGCCCTGGGTTGGGCTCTTGCCCAGTTTGACTTCCAATAGAGGTTTTGTCGGAGATGCTCTCAATGGCTCCGCTCAAATTGAGGAGCTTTATCCCGAGCGTATCATCAGTGACACCTGGTCATCGAGACCTCATGCTTACCCGGTTTTAAAGGACATGGTGGCAAAATCACTGACCAATCTGTCAGCTGATTTTTGTGCGTTGTTTCCTGATAGAGATTTTTTAGTGGAGCGAGTCACTCAGCAAATCCAACTGGAGCTGGGTCTGTACTATATGCTCAGACAAAAGGACTACAAGCTTGTCATCGCTGGCAATGCCGGCATGGGATTGCCGCTTGCTTTGTTTGATATGCCTCGCGGCGATCGACCCCCGGTTGCTTATTTTGAGCATGGTATCGTCTATGGTGACCCTTATCATTCGATGTATGCCAGAGCCGAGCATTTTATTGTCACCGGGCGTAGAGACCGTGAGATTTGGCAGGCGCTGGGAGCCGATCCGTCCACGATGCTGACAGTTGGTTGCATTACTCAAGATTTCTTCCCGTCATTTGAGTATGTTGAGACAATGCGTGCTCAGGCTAGATTGAGGCAAGACTTAAAAGCGGATACTCCTGCCATACTCTACGCTCTAGATTGGCAGTCCGATTTGATCAATCGCCCTGGCTGTGCCGATACTCAAAAGCTAATAATCAAGAGTCTGGAGATACTGGCTAATCAGCACAATATCAAACCTGTTTTGTTTTTGAAGTATCATCCCTCACCAGGTGAGCCATTCTTTTATAAGAGTCGGGTAGATTATCCACTGCATCACTTTTTGGAATTAGAAAAGTGTGGCATTACAGTCCGACTGGCAAGCGATCTCGATAGCTATTTGCCCCTTGCTGACTGCTATATGGCCCATGAGTCTACAACTCTGGGTGATGCCATTGGAGCCGCTGTGGCGACATTATCTCTCGATTACAATCAAATGCAGGGGCGTCCCACCCTCGATAGAGTGGCCTATGAGCCTGGTTCGGCGCACAGGCTGTCTTCACTGAGGCATGAGCCGGAGCAAATCGCCCAGTCTCTTAAGGAGGTCCTCTCTGCCCCAAGAGAAGTGGTCTATATGTCCAGTAAAAAAGTCTGGCACAATCTCTACGACTGTGGTCGGACTGAAGGACTGGCGCGCTTTGGTAAGTTTTTTAGAGATCAGTTTTGCTAGTTTTTGTTGTGTTAGTATGATTTTTTCGTTTTAGAGGTGTATTTTGTCGGCAAAAGCAGTGGCGATTATTCCTGCCCGCGGGGGCAGCAAGCGCATTCCTCGTAAAAATATCAGACCATTTGAAGGTAAGCCTATTATTGCTTACTCGATTGAGGCGGCAAAAGCCTCTGGTTGTTTTGACACTATACTTGTCTCTACCGATGATCCCCAAATAGCTGAGGTCGCTCGCTCTTATGGAGCTGATGTACCTTTTATGCGCTCGGACAGGACAAGTGATGATCACTCTGGACTGGCTGAGGTCGTTGCCGAAGTTATAAATCAATGCGAGAGTCAGGGTGATAACTACGAGACTTTTTGCTGCATCCTTGCCACAGCTCCTTTTGTCACCGGCGCTAGAATCAAAGAAGGTGCTGCATTGCTAGAGTCTACTGCTATGGATGCGGTAGTACCGGTGGTGCGCTTTAGCTATCCTCCTCAGCGCGGCTTTAGAATGGATCAAAATAACCGCGCCAGTATGGTCAGTCCAGAGCACTATCAGAGCCGCTCGCAAGATCTGGAGCCTATCTATCACGATAGTGGACAGTTTTACTGGATGCGTACAGGCGCACTCAAAAAAGAGATGCGATTTTTTGCTGAGCGTACAGCCGCACTTGTGTTGTCTGAGATAGAAGTCCAGGACATAGACTCAGAAGAAGACTGGCAAATGGCTGAGCTAAAATACAGACTGCTTAGAGCGGGCGTCAAATAATCCTACTATTTTGCTGCTAGCGTTTTTGTCAAACTCTGCACACTGTCCATCTCAAGTCCGTGACCGTGCTTAATTGCTTTACTTGCTCTGGACTTATGCACCTGGGTGGTGTATTTGGGGTGAATGCCTTTAGGCATCGAGCCGGGTCTGAGAATGTCGTAGTTTTTGCCTTCGATAAGCTCATCACCTTCTTCAATATCGGCAGTGGCTTGCAGGGCGCGTTTGGCAAAGAGATAGAGTTCGTTTTCGGCAGGATGCAAACCTTTGCAAGCATCACCTAAAATGCGTTCGGTGTTGCGTACTGCTTC includes:
- the pseF gene encoding pseudaminic acid cytidylyltransferase, which translates into the protein MSAKAVAIIPARGGSKRIPRKNIRPFEGKPIIAYSIEAAKASGCFDTILVSTDDPQIAEVARSYGADVPFMRSDRTSDDHSGLAEVVAEVINQCESQGDNYETFCCILATAPFVTGARIKEGAALLESTAMDAVVPVVRFSYPPQRGFRMDQNNRASMVSPEHYQSRSQDLEPIYHDSGQFYWMRTGALKKEMRFFAERTAALVLSEIEVQDIDSEEDWQMAELKYRLLRAGVK